A stretch of the Leptospira kirschneri serovar Cynopteri str. 3522 CT genome encodes the following:
- a CDS encoding LIC10301 family lipoprotein: MKRIVLVSALVLFLFTACKKKEELILGDWIKIKECSEKGECTNQEKRNHLQIFPQGLAKYDAFHLTYKMQGDDIHFNLADLAFDLEYRILKVDEKELKLLNKKTNAEEYFEKN, translated from the coding sequence ATGAAAAGAATCGTTCTTGTTTCCGCTTTGGTTTTGTTTTTATTCACCGCTTGTAAAAAAAAGGAAGAGCTGATTTTAGGAGACTGGATAAAAATCAAAGAATGTTCCGAAAAAGGGGAATGCACCAATCAAGAAAAAAGAAACCATCTTCAAATTTTTCCCCAAGGACTGGCCAAATACGATGCATTTCATCTTACCTATAAGATGCAAGGGGACGACATCCATTTTAATCTTGCCGATCTTGCGTTTGATCTGGAGTATAGAATCTTAAAAGTGGATGAAAAAGAACTCAAACTTTTGAATAAGAAAACCAATGCAGAGGAATATTTCGAGAAAAACTGA
- a CDS encoding STAS domain-containing protein: MSEIPETIEITPDLSILFHDYYTFRTMLMEAIAKKPKNIVLNLGNIPIMNSISISSLIWFLKNARSEGIGCTISSIHPDLLNTFEILNLKDYLEVQ, encoded by the coding sequence ATGTCAGAAATCCCTGAAACAATTGAAATCACTCCGGATCTGAGCATCCTCTTTCACGATTATTATACTTTTCGAACGATGCTCATGGAAGCCATCGCCAAAAAGCCGAAAAATATCGTTTTGAATTTGGGGAATATTCCAATTATGAATTCTATTTCTATCAGTTCCCTGATTTGGTTTTTAAAAAATGCACGTTCCGAAGGAATTGGCTGTACAATTAGCTCGATTCACCCGGATCTTCTCAATACTTTCGAAATACTAAATTTAAAAGATTACTTGGAAGTTCAGTAA
- the flgB gene encoding flagellar basal body rod protein FlgB encodes MFEKTHFMKTQDLLERGMNNSIFKRKVISDNIANADVPHFKRSEVIFESMIKRAIESEKIEAIKEVPTQISDERHIQFFKPLDYREVQPKANTDYLTTMRADGNNVDVEKEVVEASNSQMQYMMMAERINQNYRELKQVMRMA; translated from the coding sequence ATGTTTGAGAAAACCCATTTCATGAAAACCCAGGATTTGCTGGAAAGAGGAATGAACAATTCCATTTTTAAGAGAAAGGTGATTTCGGACAATATCGCAAATGCGGACGTTCCTCACTTCAAAAGATCCGAGGTAATTTTCGAATCGATGATCAAAAGAGCCATCGAATCCGAAAAAATCGAAGCCATCAAAGAAGTTCCGACTCAAATTTCGGACGAACGACACATTCAATTCTTCAAACCATTGGATTATCGTGAGGTTCAACCAAAAGCAAATACGGACTACTTAACTACTATGAGAGCCGATGGAAATAACGTGGATGTGGAAAAGGAAGTCGTAGAAGCCTCCAATTCTCAAATGCAATATATGATGATGGCAGAGAGAATCAATCAGAACTACAGAGAACTGAAACAAGTCATGAGAATGGCTTAA
- the flgC gene encoding flagellar basal body rod protein FlgC — protein MGLFSSINISATGLSAQRLRMDVISNNIANSTTTRNTNGDGPFRRDRVVMTPINLRTKWRSPVYPFGVSPGEGKGVKVMKIEKDMTPLRLVYDPTHPDAIQIGPKKGYVEMPNVNIVTEMTDMISASRSYEANVQMINGSKAMFNKALEIGRA, from the coding sequence ATGGGACTTTTTTCATCGATCAACATTTCTGCAACCGGCTTATCCGCTCAAAGATTGAGAATGGATGTTATTTCCAATAATATTGCAAACTCTACTACGACTCGAAACACAAATGGGGACGGTCCTTTTAGAAGAGATCGGGTTGTAATGACTCCGATCAATTTAAGAACCAAATGGAGAAGTCCCGTTTATCCGTTTGGAGTTTCTCCAGGAGAAGGAAAAGGTGTAAAAGTAATGAAAATCGAAAAGGATATGACCCCTCTTCGATTGGTTTATGATCCGACTCATCCAGATGCAATTCAAATCGGCCCCAAAAAAGGTTATGTTGAAATGCCAAATGTAAACATCGTTACAGAGATGACGGATATGATCTCCGCTTCCAGATCTTATGAAGCAAACGTTCAGATGATCAACGGATCAAAAGCGATGTTTAACAAAGCTTTAGAAATAGGTAGGGCTTAA
- the fliE gene encoding flagellar hook-basal body complex protein FliE: MEINSNSSLWHSYNSGYSGNKAHPLSPKGDQVKVSITEDRHYKDVKQPVSPDYVAESFSEAMKNALTSVNDLQVEADELTQKMVFDPNSVDAHQVMIASEKARVALTFTKTIADGVIRAYRELTSLR, from the coding sequence ATGGAAATCAATTCTAATTCTTCTCTTTGGCATTCGTATAACTCCGGTTATAGCGGAAACAAAGCTCATCCCTTAAGTCCGAAAGGAGATCAAGTCAAAGTATCCATTACAGAAGATAGACATTATAAAGACGTAAAACAGCCAGTCTCTCCGGATTACGTAGCAGAAAGTTTTTCAGAAGCGATGAAAAACGCTCTGACTTCGGTCAATGATCTTCAAGTAGAAGCCGATGAATTGACTCAGAAAATGGTTTTTGATCCGAATTCCGTAGACGCCCATCAAGTTATGATCGCTTCCGAAAAAGCAAGAGTGGCTCTTACATTCACAAAAACGATCGCTGATGGTGTAATTCGCGCTTACAGAGAACTTACTTCTTTAAGATAA
- a CDS encoding GFA family protein translates to MSLKKYNGSCHCGKIRYELDLDLSKGTSKCNCSYCSKVRNWSSMVKPDAFRLITGENELGSYQFGTKSATHQFCKNCGVRILTKGHLEELGGAFISVSLATLDNVDLEELITSPLWYADGLHNNWRAQPSEIRHL, encoded by the coding sequence ATGAGTTTGAAAAAATATAACGGAAGTTGTCATTGTGGTAAGATTCGTTACGAACTGGATCTTGATCTTTCCAAAGGAACAAGCAAATGCAACTGTTCTTATTGTTCTAAAGTAAGAAATTGGAGCTCGATGGTCAAACCGGACGCATTCCGTTTGATCACCGGCGAAAACGAACTTGGAAGTTATCAATTTGGCACCAAAAGTGCTACTCATCAATTCTGTAAAAATTGCGGAGTGAGAATACTCACCAAAGGTCATCTTGAGGAGTTAGGTGGTGCATTTATCAGTGTAAGTTTAGCTACACTGGATAATGTGGATCTCGAAGAGTTGATCACCTCACCTCTTTGGTACGCAGATGGGCTTCACAACAACTGGAGAGCACAACCTTCAGAAATTCGTCACCTCTAA
- a CDS encoding IS5 family transposase (programmed frameshift), whose amino-acid sequence MDKYYSEIPDGLWKQIAPLIPKEKVNPKGGRNRVPTRLVMAGIIYRMKTGCQWRAIPNEFGSGQTCHRRFQEWERAGVFKKIYKSILKYYDVKNQIAWDWASMDSAMVKAPKGGALTGKNPTDRAKLGVKRHILTDGNGIPLAITLSGANVHDKHAVKDTLNSILIFSGRRKKKPKHLCLDKGYDFKDIEVLIKRRNIQSHIRKKGEKPLIGKYKGKPRRWVVERTNSWHNRFRAILIRWERKSENYLASLYLASSIIAFNFFDR is encoded by the exons ATGGACAAATATTATTCAGAGATACCGGATGGACTTTGGAAACAAATAGCCCCATTGATCCCGAAAGAAAAGGTAAATCCGAAAGGAGGTCGCAATCGAGTACCAACACGATTAGTAATGGCCGGTATCATCTATCGAATGAAAACAGGCTGTCAGTGGCGTGCCATTCCGAATGAGTTTGGATCTGGCCAAACTTGTCACAGAAGATTTCAAGAATGGGAACGAGCAGGAGTATTCAAAAAGATTTATAAATCTATTTTAAAATATTATGATGTAAAGAATCAGATAGCATGGGACTGGGCTTCGATGGATTCGGCAATGGTTAAAGCTCCCAAAGGGGGAGCTT TAACTGGGAAAAACCCTACAGACCGTGCCAAATTGGGGGTTAAACGGCATATTCTTACAGATGGAAATGGAATTCCTTTGGCCATAACATTGAGTGGAGCCAATGTTCATGATAAACACGCTGTAAAAGATACGTTGAATTCAATCCTGATTTTTTCCGGTAGAAGAAAAAAGAAACCAAAACATCTTTGTTTAGATAAAGGATATGATTTCAAAGATATAGAAGTTTTAATCAAAAGAAGAAACATTCAATCTCATATTCGGAAAAAAGGTGAGAAGCCTCTCATTGGTAAATATAAAGGAAAACCTAGACGATGGGTCGTTGAAAGAACTAACAGTTGGCACAATCGATTCAGGGCTATCCTAATTCGTTGGGAAAGAAAATCTGAAAATTATCTTGCATCTCTTTATCTCGCAAGCTCTATCATTGCTTTTAACTTTTTTGATAGGTAG
- a CDS encoding glycerophosphodiester phosphodiesterase gives MIKRISQSMNLKIKIGFLLKPLVVFIFYFGTNFCSSSSILNKPLNGSLDLQGHRGARGLKPENTWPAFEEAIRYGMTTLELDTVLTKDNKIIIHHDSFTNPTICQKKDGTQIVSTSLYELTLSELKQFDCGAKKNPKYSEQIQVPGTELITIEEFFTLVANAEKKNPNRTKLKFNIETKFPNDSNSQIPIGKVKEHVNLLVQAIENAKVADRTTIQSFYLPALPIVKEINPKLKTSALFSLTYFQGAMMKLGLGNGTRLEALQKTLEVKADIISPYFLYVTEEFVQEAHSHKISVIPWTVNDVEDMKKLIDAGVDGIISDYPDRLAQSIKN, from the coding sequence ATGATCAAAAGAATTTCTCAATCGATGAATTTAAAAATTAAAATTGGTTTTCTCTTAAAACCTTTAGTCGTTTTCATTTTTTATTTTGGAACAAACTTTTGTTCAAGCTCTTCTATTCTCAATAAACCTCTAAACGGAAGTTTAGATTTACAAGGGCATCGAGGTGCCAGAGGTTTAAAACCTGAAAATACATGGCCCGCTTTTGAAGAAGCAATTCGATACGGAATGACTACTTTAGAATTGGACACGGTTCTAACCAAAGATAATAAAATCATAATTCATCACGATTCATTTACCAATCCTACAATTTGTCAGAAAAAGGATGGAACTCAAATCGTATCAACTTCGTTATACGAACTAACTCTTTCCGAATTGAAACAATTTGATTGTGGAGCTAAAAAAAATCCTAAATACTCCGAACAAATTCAAGTTCCTGGAACTGAGCTGATTACGATCGAAGAATTTTTTACGCTTGTTGCAAACGCCGAAAAGAAAAATCCAAATCGAACCAAGCTAAAATTTAACATCGAAACAAAATTTCCGAACGACAGTAATTCCCAAATTCCAATAGGAAAAGTTAAAGAACACGTAAATTTATTAGTTCAAGCGATAGAAAATGCAAAGGTTGCAGATCGAACTACAATTCAATCTTTCTATTTACCAGCTCTTCCAATTGTAAAAGAGATAAATCCAAAATTGAAAACAAGCGCACTTTTTTCCCTCACCTATTTTCAAGGAGCCATGATGAAATTAGGACTTGGAAACGGAACTCGCCTAGAAGCCCTTCAAAAAACATTAGAAGTAAAAGCAGACATCATTTCCCCTTACTTTTTATACGTAACCGAAGAATTCGTGCAAGAAGCCCATTCCCATAAAATATCTGTGATTCCTTGGACGGTCAACGATGTGGAAGATATGAAAAAATTGATCGATGCGGGAGTAGATGGGATCATCAGCGATTATCCGGATCGGTTAGCACAGTCTATTAAAAATTAA
- a CDS encoding imm11 family protein gives MYWFLTEDLSDMSMKNFHGHSANSGKRMWTTGYKFQEPFPIEKFEVSTRQIGYGFPDGDEMPDLFDSTVPLMSDRLLNALRELGVDNITCYPVIIVDKESNRIWNNYSAVNVLGRIDALDRKKTKTKRNINETTNPVYLSVVINSERIPDLLCFRLHKGPRELVIHERIAKSLLNQNFKGLLLIPTENYDQTEI, from the coding sequence ATGTATTGGTTTCTAACTGAAGATTTGAGTGATATGTCTATGAAAAACTTTCACGGACACAGTGCAAATTCCGGAAAGCGAATGTGGACAACTGGGTACAAGTTTCAAGAGCCGTTTCCCATAGAGAAATTCGAAGTTTCAACGCGACAAATCGGTTATGGGTTTCCAGATGGAGATGAAATGCCCGACTTGTTTGATTCAACGGTACCTTTAATGTCGGATCGTCTCTTGAATGCTCTGCGAGAGTTGGGGGTAGATAATATCACTTGTTATCCGGTAATCATCGTCGATAAGGAGTCAAATCGGATTTGGAATAATTATAGTGCAGTCAATGTATTGGGAAGAATAGATGCTCTTGATCGTAAGAAAACGAAGACAAAACGAAATATTAACGAAACAACAAATCCCGTTTATCTGTCTGTTGTAATCAATTCTGAAAGAATTCCCGATTTACTATGTTTTCGTCTCCATAAGGGCCCGAGAGAGCTGGTAATTCACGAGAGAATTGCAAAAAGTTTGCTTAATCAAAATTTTAAGGGATTGTTATTAATTCCAACTGAGAATTATGATCAAACAGAAATTTAG